In Sorghum bicolor cultivar BTx623 chromosome 8, Sorghum_bicolor_NCBIv3, whole genome shotgun sequence, one genomic interval encodes:
- the LOC8068831 gene encoding uncharacterized protein LOC8068831 isoform X1, with the protein MASASPPAPRRSARARRLPPRLADSAIQASTSARPRTARARRPLPQPADGAMASTSSAPRRSSRVRRLPPRLADSAIEASTSARPRAARARRPLPQPASTSARRRAARGPAAQPVFLPDEIWEYIFLRLDAAVDLVRASAACSSFRRIVSEPQFLRRFRSLLSPGILGLITSSGYRRFFPAGPPHRTAPEARALGQAADFVFSFVPNPFSWHFRHARDGRVLLSRLISMEIRLEDFVVCDPLYRRYVMIPRIPDDLIAASTQYTMSRHLLPVLAPAGENDEEGSFRVICTVLFEDKVMAFVFSSCNQTWRGITSTISLPDGVIEYMTYYAHGCLYWIVGLTLNSLMLDISEMKFSIIDLPPHSFDSTSGIVECAIVETADGRLGCLTIVDGTADLYCKNWQSNCVGGQEWLHDKRISLPKDSGITYNWEVEGTAGHYLALVGESSRNSEHIVVDIKTFLVENLCISSNGAIFGFPYARFPPPLELPSI; encoded by the coding sequence ATGGCGTCGGCGTCGCCGCCGGCGCCACGCCGGAGCGCCAGAGCCCGCCGTCTTCCTCCACGTCTGGCCGACAGCGCGATTCAGGCATCGACGTCGGCACGACCCCGGACCGCCAGAGCCCGCCGTCCTCTCCCACAGCCGGCCGACGGCGCGATGGCATCGACGTCGTCGGCGCCACGGCGGTCCTCCAGAGTCCGCCGTCTTCCTCCACGTCTGGCCGACAGCGCGATTGAGGCATCGACGTCGGCGCGACCCCGGGCCGCCAGAGCCCGCCGTCCTCTCCCACAGCCAGCATCGACCTCGGCGCGACGGCGGGCCGCCAGAGGCCCCGCCGCGCAGCCCGTCTTCCTCCCCGACGAGATCTGGGAGTACATCTTCCTGCGCCTCGACGCCGCGGTCGACCTCGTCCGCGCCTCCGCCGCCTGCTCCTCCTTCCGCCGCATCGTCTCCGAACCCCAGTTCCTCCGCCGCTTCCGGTCCCTCCTCTCCCCTGGAATCCTCGGGCTCATCACTTCTAGCGGATACCGACGATTCTTCCCCGCCGGGCCGCCCCACCGCACCGCCCCGGAAGCCCGCGCGCTCGGGCAAGCCGCTGACTTCGTCTTCTCCTTCGTCCCGAACCCTTTCTCGTGGCACTTTCGCCACGCCCGCGACGGCCGCGTCCTCCTCTCCCGGCTCATCTCCATGGAAATCCGATTGGAGGATTTCGTAGTCTGCGACCCCCTGTATCGCCGGTACGTCATGATTCCCCGCATACCCGACGACCTCATTGCGGCCTCCACCCAATACACCATGTCGCGGCATTTGTTACCCGTTCTGGCTCCAGCTGGCGAGAATGACGAGGAGGGATCGTTCAGAGTTATCTGCACAGTGCTTTTCGAAGACAAGGTCATGGCTTTCGTCTTCTCATCCTGTAACCAGACGTGGCGAGGTATTACTAGCACGATCTCTTTGCCTGATGGAGTTATTGAATACATGACCTACTATGCGCACGGCTGCCTCTACTGGATCGTTGGTTTGACACTCAATTCGCTAATGCTTGATATAAGTGAGATGAAATTCTCCATCATTGACCTCCCGCCCCACAGTTTTGATTCAACGAGTGGCATTGTTGAGTGTGCCATTGTTGAGACAGCGGATGGCAGACTCGGGTGCTTAACTATTGTTGATGGCACAGCCGACCTGTATTGCAAGAATTGGCAAAGCAATTGTGTTGGCGGACAAGAGTGGCTGCATGACAAGCGAATTTCATTGCCCAAGGATTCTGGGATCACTTATAATTGGGAGGTTGAGGGCACAGCAGGACATTACTTAGCTCTAGTAGGTGAGTCGTCGCGAAATTCTGAACATATTGTGGTGGACATCAAGACATTTCTTGTTGAGAATCTCTGCATCTCGTCAAATGGTGCGATCTTTGGTTTTCCTTATGCAAGATTTCCACCACCATTGGAACTGCCAAGCATATGA
- the LOC8068832 gene encoding transmembrane protein 205 yields the protein MGWATRFVAAVCFFAAGVLFVPEALLGSPSGAGAVTAAKLAHVLAFATSWGAALWATFIGGIIMFKNLPRHMFGNLQSKMFPAYFTLISACAAISVAAFAYLHPWKTASTVERYQLGFLLSALGCNLSNLLVFTPMTIEMMKKRHKIERDLSIGEEVGWSKNQQVAKSNPTLAAMNKKFGMIHGLSSLANIMSFGSLAMHSWYLASKLEL from the exons ATGGGGTGGGCGACGCGGTTCGTGGCGGCGGTGTGCTTCTTTGCCGCGGGCGTCCTTTTCGTCCCCGAGGCTCTCCTCGGCTCCCCCTCCGGCGCAGGCGCCGTCACCGCCGCCAAGCTGGCCCACGTCCTCGCCTTCGCCACCTCCTGGGGCGCCGCCCTCTGGGCCACCTTCATCGGCGGCATCATCATGTTCAA GAACCTGCCGAGGCACATGTTCGGCAACTTGCAGAGCAAGATGTTCCCGGCCTACTTCACGCTTATCTCTGCCTGCGCAGCCATCTCCGTCGCCGCCTTCGCGTACCTCCACCCGTGGAAGACAGCGTCCACCGTGGAGCGCTACCAGCTTGGATTCCTCCTCTCGGCGCTCGGCTGCAATCTCTCCAACCTGCTAGTCTTCACCCCCATGACCATCGAG atgatgaagaagaggcACAAGATTGAGCGGGACCTGAGCATCGGCGAGGAAGTCGGATGGTCAAAGAATCAGCAGGTGGCTAAATCCAACCCCACCCTTGCTGCAATGAACAAGAAGTTTGGGATGATCCACGGGCTGTCATCACTGGCCAACATCATGTCGTTTGGCAGCTTGGCCATGCACTCATGGTACCTGGCCAGCAAGCTAGAACTGTGA